The proteins below come from a single Hyphomicrobium denitrificans ATCC 51888 genomic window:
- a CDS encoding FliM/FliN family flagellar motor switch protein gives MAASDMDETEHGGEPAVQDFDQPFAGMAATGFGDGESSSGFPDIMPADSEAGGIEEPQIEADNSAMIAGLPVMMKVVLGSAKMPVATLAKLAKGSVVKLDKMVGDPVDILVNGHLIARGEVVILNEASSRFGVVLTQVGKITPGK, from the coding sequence ATGGCGGCGAGCGACATGGACGAAACGGAGCACGGGGGCGAGCCCGCCGTACAAGACTTCGATCAGCCCTTTGCCGGCATGGCCGCGACCGGTTTTGGCGACGGCGAAAGCTCGTCGGGCTTCCCGGACATCATGCCTGCCGATTCGGAAGCGGGTGGCATCGAAGAGCCGCAGATCGAAGCCGACAACAGCGCCATGATCGCGGGGCTGCCCGTGATGATGAAGGTCGTGCTCGGCTCGGCGAAGATGCCCGTCGCGACGCTCGCGAAGCTCGCCAAGGGTTCGGTCGTCAAGCTCGACAAGATGGTCGGCGATCCGGTCGACATTCTCGTCAACGGGCATCTGATTGCGCGCGGCGAAGTCGTCATCCTCAATGAGGCATCATCGCGCTTCGGCGTCGTGCTGACGCAAGTCGGCAAGATCACGCCGGGCAAGTAG
- a CDS encoding FliM/FliN family flagellar motor switch protein, with translation MTVDAPSELMAAQKSLERALSAGQNRPDRLPGLQTIFGQLPRVMVEELGSVSSFPVKARLLDLSASTIGESCNLPPNTYAGVVRAERWRNWLYFISDPTLTALFVESALGCEGLPPTGLTERRLTKTDANILRVMFRRVTRALSHAFSILVDVQLDLGDVVDKIELEPQLSTSSPVISARLAIEYFGQTGILTIVIPQAAIEPVRDLLAVASAGEAVGAAPPSARAYDDTSWSKQLSEEIARAFIGLNGILEERPISLGEVQRFAVGSVVELTSTSLARVRLDADEIPLFWCELGKRDGTLTLRIEDDFDQNKETIDEFYGL, from the coding sequence GTGACGGTTGACGCACCCTCCGAGCTGATGGCGGCACAAAAATCGCTGGAGCGCGCCCTGTCGGCTGGGCAAAATCGGCCGGATCGGCTCCCCGGATTGCAAACGATATTCGGTCAGTTGCCGCGTGTGATGGTCGAAGAACTCGGCAGCGTTTCTTCGTTTCCGGTGAAGGCGCGCCTGCTCGACCTATCCGCCTCGACCATCGGGGAAAGCTGCAATCTACCGCCGAACACGTATGCCGGCGTTGTCCGGGCGGAGCGCTGGCGGAACTGGCTGTATTTCATTTCCGATCCGACGCTCACCGCGCTTTTTGTCGAATCGGCGCTGGGGTGCGAAGGACTCCCCCCCACCGGGCTCACCGAACGCCGCCTGACAAAGACCGACGCCAATATTCTCCGCGTCATGTTCCGGCGCGTCACGCGCGCCCTCTCGCATGCATTTTCTATCCTCGTCGATGTGCAACTCGACCTTGGCGATGTCGTCGACAAGATCGAACTCGAGCCACAACTCAGCACATCGTCGCCCGTCATCTCGGCGCGCTTGGCGATCGAATACTTCGGGCAAACCGGAATTTTGACCATCGTCATTCCGCAGGCCGCGATCGAGCCTGTCCGCGATTTGTTGGCCGTCGCTTCCGCGGGAGAAGCCGTTGGCGCCGCGCCGCCGTCGGCGCGGGCATATGACGACACGTCGTGGTCTAAGCAACTTTCGGAAGAGATCGCGCGTGCCTTCATCGGCCTCAACGGCATTCTTGAAGAGCGGCCGATCTCGCTTGGCGAAGTCCAGCGCTTTGCCGTTGGGTCCGTCGTCGAGTTGACGAGCACGTCCTTGGCGCGCGTCCGCCTCGACGCGGATGAAATCCCGCTGTTCTGGTGTGAATTGGGCAAGCGCGACGGCACGCTGACGTTACGGATCGAAGACGATTTCGATCAGAACAAAGAGACGATCGACGAATTCTACGGCCTCTAG
- the motA gene encoding flagellar motor stator protein MotA: MTILIGLFITLACMLGGFTAMGGHVMVIWQPWEYVIICGAALGTFVVANPMKTIKDCGTATTQAFRNDVPTMDEHIELLSLLFFMMRELRDKSRAEMEMIIDAPQDSEVFKRSPSVTANDELTTFICDYFRLIIMGNARTHEIESLMDEEIETARHDKLKAYHALVAVGDGLPALGIIAAVLGVVKAMGAIDQSPEILGHLIASALVGTFAGIFFSYAVVGPLATKVKIVREKRLRSYVIVKQSLLAFMNGAMPQVAIEHGRKAISAYERPTINEVEAATISGGARPGESKKAA; encoded by the coding sequence GTGACAATCCTGATCGGCCTATTCATCACCCTGGCGTGCATGTTGGGTGGCTTCACGGCCATGGGCGGGCACGTCATGGTCATCTGGCAGCCCTGGGAATACGTCATCATCTGCGGCGCCGCGCTCGGCACGTTCGTCGTCGCAAACCCCATGAAAACAATCAAAGATTGCGGAACAGCAACCACTCAGGCGTTCCGCAACGACGTGCCGACGATGGACGAGCACATCGAGCTGCTGTCGCTGCTCTTTTTCATGATGCGCGAGCTGCGCGACAAGTCGCGGGCCGAGATGGAAATGATCATCGACGCGCCGCAGGATTCGGAAGTCTTCAAGCGCTCGCCGAGCGTCACCGCCAACGACGAACTGACGACATTCATCTGCGACTACTTCCGCTTGATCATCATGGGCAATGCCCGCACCCACGAGATCGAATCGTTGATGGACGAAGAGATCGAGACAGCGCGCCACGACAAGCTCAAGGCCTATCACGCGCTCGTCGCGGTCGGTGACGGCCTCCCGGCTCTCGGCATCATCGCCGCCGTGCTCGGTGTTGTGAAGGCCATGGGGGCGATCGACCAGTCGCCGGAGATTTTGGGCCACCTCATCGCCTCGGCCTTGGTTGGCACGTTCGCAGGCATCTTCTTCTCTTATGCGGTCGTCGGCCCCCTCGCCACGAAGGTCAAGATCGTGCGCGAAAAGCGGCTGCGGTCCTACGTGATCGTCAAACAATCGCTGCTGGCGTTCATGAACGGCGCCATGCCGCAAGTCGCGATCGAGCATGGTCGCAAGGCCATCTCAGCTTACGAGCGGCCGACCATCAACGAGGTCGAGGCGGCGACGATCAGCGGCGGAGCCCGGCCGGGCGAAAGCAAAAAGGCAGCCTGA
- the flgF gene encoding flagellar basal-body rod protein FlgF produces the protein MQSNIYVGLSAQLALQRRLDTVANNVANAGTAGYRAEQMSFEEVLSKSGQTAVSFVSQGRTHLSTEGGEITQTDNPLDIAVRGDAWLAIQTPTGPAYTRDGRMQMRADGVLTNLSGDPFLDAGGSPVQLDPDGGRITINKAGTIVQDGNNLGAFGLYRMPQGANLTRGHGASVITDQAAVPEIDFLRTGVVQGYVEKSNVNPILEMTHLTTLQRSFDAVSNVLRETESSLQDSLKTIAGS, from the coding sequence ATGCAATCGAACATTTACGTCGGGCTTTCCGCGCAACTTGCGCTGCAGCGCCGGCTCGACACCGTCGCCAACAACGTCGCGAACGCCGGGACGGCCGGATATCGGGCGGAACAAATGTCGTTCGAAGAGGTGCTCTCGAAATCCGGGCAGACGGCCGTCAGCTTCGTTTCCCAGGGCAGAACCCATCTTTCGACCGAGGGCGGCGAGATAACCCAGACCGATAATCCCCTGGACATCGCCGTCAGGGGCGATGCCTGGCTTGCGATACAGACGCCGACCGGCCCGGCGTACACGCGCGACGGACGCATGCAGATGCGCGCCGACGGCGTTCTGACCAACCTGTCGGGCGATCCGTTCCTCGACGCGGGCGGTTCGCCAGTGCAGCTCGATCCTGACGGGGGGCGCATCACGATCAACAAAGCCGGTACGATCGTACAGGACGGCAATAACCTCGGCGCATTCGGACTTTATCGCATGCCGCAGGGCGCAAACCTGACGCGCGGCCACGGCGCGTCCGTCATCACCGATCAGGCTGCAGTGCCGGAGATCGACTTTTTGCGAACGGGCGTCGTGCAGGGGTACGTCGAGAAGTCGAACGTCAATCCCATTCTCGAAATGACGCATTTGACGACGCTGCAACGGAGCTTCGACGCCGTCAGCAACGTGCTGCGCGAAACGGAATCCTCGTTGCAGGATTCGCTGAAGACGATCGCGGGCTCTTAA
- a CDS encoding FliI/YscN family ATPase, with protein MTAAASASAFDRLDAMLALAAARRPAHRISGRVARISPTYIVVTGLSKFVSIGDAVSIAGIGGSVLAEVASIEAQVINVTPFIADHRIELGASVTALSGQLTLSPHESWLGRTLNALGHPIDDQGPLIAGDRAVPIQGSPPAAMRRSRLGEQLKTGVKAIDLFTPICAGQRIGIFAGSGVGKSTLLAMLSRAPSSDVTVLALVGERSREVRDFLDDTLSASRDRVVSVVATSDESPMMRRLAPAAAMCIAEYYRDQGKNVLLIIDSLTRYAHAMRELALASDEPPVARGYPPSVFSALPRLLERAGTGEEGAGTITAVLSVLVDGDDHNDPIADAARGILDGHIVLERSIASQGRLPAVDPLASLSRLAPKIRTKQQSQFTTQLIESISRFEDTRDLRAIGGYRPGSDLTLDRALETVPRVYDALKQDLNETPVEDVFAFLAQTLSNPRANAPPSR; from the coding sequence GTGACAGCAGCAGCTTCGGCGTCCGCGTTCGACCGGCTCGACGCCATGCTGGCGCTTGCGGCGGCGCGACGGCCGGCGCATCGGATTTCGGGACGGGTCGCGCGCATCAGCCCCACGTATATCGTCGTGACCGGGCTGTCGAAATTCGTCTCCATCGGCGACGCTGTCTCGATCGCAGGCATTGGCGGATCGGTACTGGCCGAGGTTGCGAGCATCGAAGCGCAGGTCATCAACGTCACCCCGTTCATCGCCGATCACAGGATCGAGCTCGGCGCGTCCGTCACGGCACTGTCGGGCCAGCTGACGTTGTCGCCACACGAGTCGTGGCTCGGGCGGACGCTGAACGCGCTTGGGCATCCCATCGATGATCAGGGGCCGCTCATCGCGGGCGATCGCGCCGTTCCGATTCAGGGCAGCCCGCCGGCCGCGATGCGCCGGAGCCGCCTCGGCGAACAGTTGAAAACTGGCGTCAAGGCGATCGACCTCTTCACGCCGATTTGCGCGGGCCAGCGCATCGGCATCTTCGCCGGTTCCGGCGTCGGCAAATCGACGTTGCTTGCCATGCTCAGCCGCGCCCCTTCGAGCGACGTGACCGTTCTCGCGCTCGTCGGCGAACGTAGTCGCGAGGTTCGCGATTTTCTCGACGATACGCTCAGCGCCTCGCGCGATCGCGTCGTGTCCGTCGTCGCGACCTCGGACGAAAGCCCGATGATGCGCCGCCTGGCGCCCGCCGCCGCCATGTGCATCGCGGAGTACTATCGCGATCAGGGCAAGAACGTGCTGTTGATCATCGACTCACTGACGCGCTACGCGCACGCCATGCGCGAATTGGCGCTCGCGTCCGATGAACCGCCCGTCGCACGCGGCTATCCGCCGAGCGTTTTCAGTGCGCTGCCCCGACTATTGGAGCGCGCCGGAACCGGCGAAGAGGGCGCGGGCACGATCACGGCCGTTCTTTCGGTTCTCGTCGACGGCGACGACCACAATGATCCGATCGCGGACGCGGCGCGCGGAATTCTCGATGGGCACATCGTGCTGGAGCGGAGCATTGCGAGCCAGGGCCGATTGCCGGCCGTCGATCCGCTGGCGTCGCTGTCGCGGCTCGCGCCGAAAATCCGAACGAAACAGCAATCGCAGTTCACGACACAGCTGATCGAGAGCATTTCCCGTTTCGAAGATACGCGCGATCTCCGCGCTATCGGCGGGTATCGGCCCGGCAGCGACCTGACGCTCGACCGGGCGCTCGAAACCGTGCCGCGCGTCTACGATGCGTTGAAGCAGGATCTCAACGAAACCCCCGTCGAGGATGTTTTTGCGTTTCTCGCTCAAACCCTGTCGAACCCGCGCGCGAATGCTCCGCCATCTCGGTAA
- a CDS encoding lysozyme: protein MLDQSYLDAIKKFEGFSAEARWDYAQNSNGYGTRARYAGEVIDKAEADRRFAGEIQKAADFVDRFAPGLDDGSRAALTSLTYNAGTAWTQSGLGDAVSNGDMNKARSLFLQYHKAGGEALDGLVQRRLQEVAWFGSGAPAAQSQSTSVVAMAQQPNSAPPMEIESPVAPQTAASHPRSVVRLADSSSEPRSSSGRAFADLGSDPALLALLAHIGKSQPTREADDKRAEPRTEPQAV from the coding sequence ATGCTGGACCAGAGCTATCTTGACGCCATTAAAAAATTCGAAGGCTTTTCTGCCGAAGCCCGCTGGGACTACGCGCAGAATTCGAACGGCTATGGCACGCGCGCGCGTTACGCGGGCGAAGTCATCGACAAGGCGGAAGCCGATCGCCGCTTCGCCGGAGAGATCCAGAAAGCCGCCGATTTCGTCGATCGGTTCGCACCGGGATTGGACGACGGCAGCCGCGCGGCTCTGACGTCGTTGACCTACAACGCGGGAACGGCCTGGACGCAGAGCGGCCTCGGTGACGCCGTCTCGAACGGCGACATGAACAAGGCGCGCTCGCTTTTCCTACAATATCACAAGGCCGGAGGCGAAGCGCTCGACGGCCTCGTTCAGCGCCGTCTGCAGGAAGTCGCCTGGTTCGGTTCGGGAGCGCCGGCGGCGCAATCGCAATCGACGTCGGTCGTCGCGATGGCGCAACAGCCGAACTCGGCTCCGCCGATGGAGATCGAAAGCCCCGTCGCGCCACAGACGGCAGCATCACATCCGAGAAGCGTCGTTCGTCTGGCCGACAGCAGTTCGGAACCGCGCTCGTCGTCAGGTCGCGCCTTCGCCGATCTGGGTAGCGATCCCGCGTTGCTGGCGCTGCTCGCTCATATCGGAAAAAGCCAGCCGACGCGCGAGGCCGACGATAAGCGCGCTGAGCCTCGGACCGAGCCGCAAGCCGTCTGA
- a CDS encoding CBS domain-containing protein gives MTLQVIIIRADGALAETEDVRWRAFAKAFSESDYQWSCDREGFALTTKLGGSEARMAHYVRSLLRGRPETEDFTLLIQAMHRRACKIFSEMLADSRIEPRPGIRELLVTARSEGLQPVLVSTLSRRDTDRLLETVLGQRGREVFHHVVADEARYSGDCERLYRDTLALLETGPGHCIVIEAGRIGREAARASGFPVITTRSAFCKETPAFGAGSVVVESLPDLIAGPDRHRVDLLNSENKAALLSALQRLHAGNCEGLADLDWTDQMRVSDILKTKGSAVKTIEPNATLRALAHSFRKESVGAMLVLDAERRLLGIVSERDLARAIDDFGTGLPEMRVSDLMTRSVVTCAPEDSVAIVANVMTQRRIRHLPVVVNGIVVGLISIGDVLKHRLDEVQLEADVLRDVARARR, from the coding sequence ATGACTCTTCAGGTCATTATCATTCGAGCAGATGGCGCCCTCGCGGAAACTGAGGACGTTCGCTGGCGAGCGTTCGCGAAAGCCTTCTCGGAATCCGATTATCAATGGTCATGCGACCGCGAAGGCTTCGCGCTGACGACCAAGCTTGGCGGCAGCGAAGCGCGCATGGCGCATTACGTTCGCTCGCTTCTGCGCGGCCGGCCCGAGACTGAAGACTTCACTCTGCTGATCCAGGCGATGCACCGGCGTGCGTGCAAGATCTTCAGCGAAATGCTGGCCGATAGCCGGATCGAACCGCGGCCTGGAATTCGTGAGCTGCTCGTCACCGCGCGCTCCGAAGGACTCCAGCCTGTTCTCGTCTCCACGCTGTCGCGCCGCGATACGGATCGGCTTCTTGAAACGGTTTTGGGTCAGCGCGGCCGCGAAGTCTTCCATCACGTCGTCGCCGACGAGGCCCGTTACAGCGGCGATTGCGAACGCCTTTATCGCGATACGCTGGCGCTCCTCGAAACCGGCCCCGGCCATTGCATCGTCATCGAGGCCGGGCGCATCGGCCGCGAAGCCGCGCGTGCGTCAGGGTTCCCGGTCATCACGACCCGCAGCGCATTCTGCAAGGAAACACCGGCGTTCGGCGCCGGAAGCGTGGTTGTCGAAAGTCTCCCGGACCTCATCGCCGGGCCCGACCGGCACCGCGTGGATCTTCTGAACTCTGAAAATAAAGCTGCCCTGCTGTCGGCGCTGCAACGATTGCACGCCGGCAATTGCGAAGGACTGGCTGATCTCGATTGGACCGATCAGATGCGTGTTTCCGATATTTTGAAAACCAAGGGTTCGGCCGTGAAAACGATCGAGCCGAACGCGACGCTGCGGGCCCTGGCGCACAGTTTCCGTAAAGAATCTGTGGGTGCCATGCTCGTGCTCGATGCCGAAAGGCGTCTGCTGGGCATCGTTTCGGAGCGCGATCTTGCTCGCGCTATCGATGATTTCGGCACCGGCTTGCCGGAAATGCGCGTGTCCGACCTCATGACGCGCTCGGTCGTGACCTGTGCTCCCGAAGATAGCGTTGCGATCGTCGCCAACGTCATGACGCAGCGGCGCATCCGGCATTTGCCGGTGGTCGTGAACGGCATCGTCGTCGGCCTCATCAGTATCGGTGACGTTCTCAAGCACCGTCTGGATGAGGTGCAACTCGAGGCCGACGTATTGAGAGACGTGGCACGCGCCCGCCGTTGA
- a CDS encoding LysR family transcriptional regulator: protein MTARQNRLPFDLHALEAFLAVCEARSMAAAAKKLSLTQPAISQAIADLETRTRVKLFDRSVRPIALTPAGEIMRQRASALLSEARQITTAIRHTARGRLALIRAGLVDSLSRALTGPVASFLAEHAEQVSIQSGLTASHAGSLLTRNLDLFIGVDDMSDIEGLDRFELLNEPYILVFPDKTKVPRSIAELAEAADRLPFLRYSARSRTGMDIERHLRRLNIDFPHGLEFDTPFGVTDMVARGKGFAISTPVCVAETAFDGNRIRTAPLPGPSLRRTLTLVSRRQELGPLPRELTRACKAALERSVLAGLRETMPWLRDELR, encoded by the coding sequence ATGACAGCTCGCCAAAACCGGCTCCCGTTCGACCTGCACGCGCTCGAAGCTTTTCTGGCCGTATGCGAAGCGCGGTCGATGGCGGCCGCTGCAAAAAAACTCTCTCTCACGCAGCCCGCGATCTCGCAGGCCATCGCCGATCTCGAAACGCGAACGCGCGTTAAGCTTTTCGATCGCAGCGTGCGTCCGATTGCATTGACGCCGGCCGGCGAGATCATGCGCCAGCGCGCATCCGCACTGTTGTCGGAAGCGCGTCAGATCACGACGGCGATCCGGCATACGGCGCGCGGCAGGCTCGCGCTCATTCGCGCAGGACTTGTCGATAGCTTGTCGCGCGCGTTGACCGGACCCGTCGCGTCATTTCTTGCCGAGCACGCCGAGCAGGTGTCGATCCAGTCCGGATTGACGGCATCGCATGCGGGCTCGCTGTTGACTCGCAATCTCGATCTTTTCATCGGCGTCGACGACATGAGCGACATCGAAGGCCTGGATCGCTTCGAGCTGCTGAACGAGCCTTACATTCTTGTCTTTCCGGACAAGACGAAAGTGCCGCGTTCGATTGCGGAGCTTGCTGAGGCGGCGGACAGGCTGCCGTTCCTGCGCTACAGCGCAAGATCGAGAACGGGCATGGACATCGAGCGTCATCTCCGCCGGTTGAATATCGATTTTCCGCATGGGCTCGAATTCGATACGCCGTTTGGCGTGACGGACATGGTGGCGCGCGGCAAGGGCTTCGCGATTTCGACGCCGGTCTGCGTCGCCGAAACGGCCTTCGACGGCAATCGCATCCGCACCGCTCCGCTGCCCGGTCCAAGCCTGCGGCGGACCTTGACCTTAGTCAGTCGGCGGCAGGAACTTGGTCCGCTACCGCGCGAACTGACCCGCGCTTGCAAGGCGGCGCTGGAACGCTCGGTGCTTGCGGGTTTGCGCGAAACGATGCCCTGGCTCCGCGACGAGCTTCGCTGA
- a CDS encoding sarcosine oxidase subunit beta family protein encodes MASNRYSILPVLLEAFRGQTGWRPAWRKATPKPAYDVVLVGAGGHGLATAYYLAKRYGIKNIAVVEKGWVGSGNIGRNTTIVRSNYLLPGNVPFYETSMKLWEGLEQDINYNAMVSQRGILNLYHSDGQRDSYARRGNSMRMHGVDAELLDDEGVRAMYPWLNFNDARFPIKGGLLQKRGGTVRHDAVAWGYARAADQLGVDIIENTEVTGFRIDNGRISGVETSSGFIAAKKVGLTCAGNSSRVAALAGLNLPIESHVLQAFVSEGIKPFIDGVVTFGAGHFYISQSDKGGLVFGGDLDGYNSYAQRGNLPVVEDVIEGGMALMPRIGRVRLLRSWGGIMDMSMDGSPIIDQTPINGLYINAGWCYGGFKATPASGLCFAHLIAKNEPHEVARSYRLDRFRTGHMIDEKGMGNQPNLH; translated from the coding sequence ATGGCGTCTAATCGCTATTCCATATTGCCAGTTCTGCTTGAAGCTTTCCGGGGTCAAACCGGATGGCGTCCGGCCTGGCGCAAAGCCACTCCGAAGCCTGCCTACGACGTCGTTCTCGTCGGTGCCGGCGGACACGGCCTTGCAACCGCCTACTACCTCGCAAAACGCTACGGCATCAAAAACATTGCCGTCGTCGAGAAAGGCTGGGTCGGCTCGGGCAACATCGGTCGTAACACGACGATCGTGCGCTCGAACTACCTGCTGCCCGGCAACGTGCCGTTCTACGAAACGAGCATGAAGCTGTGGGAAGGTCTCGAGCAGGACATCAATTATAACGCGATGGTTTCGCAGCGCGGCATCCTCAATCTCTATCACTCGGATGGCCAGCGCGACTCCTATGCGCGTCGCGGCAACTCCATGCGGATGCACGGCGTCGACGCCGAACTCCTCGACGATGAGGGCGTCCGCGCCATGTATCCGTGGCTGAACTTCAACGACGCGCGCTTCCCGATCAAGGGCGGCCTGCTGCAGAAGCGCGGCGGCACGGTTCGCCACGACGCCGTCGCCTGGGGTTATGCGCGCGCTGCCGACCAGCTCGGCGTCGACATCATCGAAAACACGGAAGTCACGGGCTTTCGCATCGACAACGGCCGCATCAGCGGCGTCGAGACGAGCAGCGGCTTCATTGCGGCGAAAAAAGTCGGCCTTACCTGCGCGGGCAATTCCTCGCGCGTCGCGGCACTCGCCGGCCTCAATCTCCCGATCGAAAGCCATGTGCTGCAGGCGTTCGTATCGGAAGGTATCAAACCGTTCATCGACGGCGTCGTCACCTTCGGCGCGGGCCACTTCTACATTAGCCAGTCCGACAAGGGCGGTCTCGTGTTCGGCGGCGATCTCGACGGTTATAATTCCTACGCTCAGCGCGGTAACCTGCCGGTCGTCGAAGACGTCATCGAAGGCGGCATGGCACTGATGCCGCGTATCGGCCGGGTCCGGCTGCTCCGTTCGTGGGGCGGCATCATGGACATGAGCATGGACGGCTCGCCGATCATCGATCAGACGCCGATCAACGGCCTCTATATCAATGCCGGCTGGTGCTACGGCGGTTTCAAGGCAACGCCTGCCTCGGGTCTCTGCTTCGCGCATCTCATCGCGAAGAACGAGCCGCACGAGGTTGCGCGCAGCTATCGCCTCGATCGGTTCCGCACCGGACACATGATCGACGAAAAAGGCATGGGCAACCAACCCAATCTGCACTGA
- a CDS encoding sarcosine oxidase subunit delta gives MRIRCPHCGERALDEFTYLGDASVTRPDPASPDAANEFYAYAYERRNIAGPTQELWYHQAGCHAWLVVTRDTRSHEISDVKVAEDVASKRIKPTAGAA, from the coding sequence ATGCGCATCAGATGCCCGCATTGCGGCGAACGAGCCCTCGACGAATTCACGTATCTTGGCGACGCGAGCGTTACGCGGCCTGATCCGGCCTCTCCGGACGCGGCCAACGAATTCTACGCCTACGCCTACGAGCGCCGGAACATCGCCGGCCCGACGCAAGAGCTTTGGTATCACCAAGCGGGATGCCACGCCTGGCTGGTCGTGACGCGCGATACGCGCAGCCATGAAATTTCCGACGTGAAAGTTGCTGAAGACGTCGCGTCGAAGCGCATCAAACCGACGGCAGGTGCAGCATGA